One Oscillospiraceae bacterium genomic region harbors:
- the rsmI gene encoding 16S rRNA (cytidine(1402)-2'-O)-methyltransferase, protein MMGTLYLVATPIGNMGDLSPRAKEVLESADLVAAEDTRVTGALLKKLGIEKKLVSYYEHNAAMRSSLLIRHLEEGETIALVSDAGTPAISDPGEDIVEECIRRDIPVYPIPGPCAFVCALTVSGFSTKQFSFIGFLPAKPNDRKKELEKVRHREETLIFYEAPHRLLKTLADMSEVFGEERRVSVSREITKKFEEHIRGSLSEVLTHFENNPVKGEFVIVVEGGSKEESSLNQLSLEEHLDFYLAQGLMQKEAIKQIAQDRNLPKREVYAYFHKD, encoded by the coding sequence ATGATGGGAACCTTATATCTTGTTGCTACCCCCATCGGTAATATGGGGGATTTATCCCCACGTGCCAAGGAAGTTTTGGAATCGGCAGATTTGGTTGCCGCAGAAGATACCCGCGTGACGGGTGCTTTGCTGAAAAAACTTGGTATTGAAAAAAAACTGGTGAGTTACTATGAACATAATGCTGCTATGCGAAGTTCTTTGTTAATCCGACATCTGGAGGAAGGAGAAACCATTGCATTGGTTTCTGATGCAGGAACTCCTGCTATTTCAGACCCCGGGGAAGACATTGTGGAAGAATGTATCCGTCGAGATATCCCTGTGTATCCCATTCCCGGTCCCTGTGCATTTGTTTGCGCGTTAACTGTGTCGGGATTTTCTACCAAACAATTTAGTTTTATCGGCTTTTTACCTGCAAAACCAAATGACCGCAAAAAAGAGCTGGAAAAGGTAAGACATCGGGAAGAAACTTTGATTTTCTATGAAGCACCTCACCGATTACTCAAAACACTTGCTGATATGAGTGAGGTGTTCGGAGAAGAGCGCAGAGTGTCTGTTTCCCGTGAAATCACTAAAAAATTTGAAGAGCATATCCGCGGCAGTTTATCTGAAGTGCTTACCCATTTTGAAAATAATCCCGTAAAAGGGGAGTTCGTAATTGTAGTTGAGGGCGGCAGCAAAGAAGAAAGCAGCCTTAATCAACTGTCTTTGGAAGAACATCTGGATTTTTACTTGGCTCAGGGACTTATGCAAAAAGAGGCAATTAAACAAATTGCTCAGGACAGAAATCTGCCCAAACGGGAAGTATACGCTTATTTTCATAAAGATTAA
- a CDS encoding 30S ribosomal protein S21: MAEIRLKDNESLDNALKRFKRQCAKAGVLSEIRKREHYVKPSVKRKKKSEEARKRKFK, encoded by the coding sequence ATGGCAGAAATCAGATTAAAAGATAACGAGTCTTTAGATAACGCGTTAAAAAGATTTAAAAGACAGTGTGCAAAAGCAGGTGTTCTTTCTGAAATCAGAAAAAGAGAACATTATGTGAAACCCAGCGTTAAAAGAAAGAAAAAATCCGAAGAAGCAAGAAAAAGAAAATTCAAATAA
- a CDS encoding TIGR01212 family radical SAM protein produces the protein MLKYSQFLRNIYGEKVYKIPVNTGGTCPNRDGTKGVGGCIFCSEVGAGFELPDAKVDISEQIKTNMAYIRKKYHANRFLIYFQNFTATYLPLETFRKYLFEAILAEDIVGVVISTRPDCLDGGHLDLLDEVRAKGLDVFIELGLQSANDVTLEKINRGHTVSDYIRGAKLVKEHGFYLDTHLILNLPWDREEDILTAAKLMNEVKTDSVKLHSLHIPYGTKLYDLYQTGEIEIISKEEYFHRLYLFLTELSAEVAVQRLFSRAPKDDTAFCNWQTSWWKLEEEYLRYAEFMDHEK, from the coding sequence ATGCTGAAATATTCCCAGTTTTTACGAAATATTTACGGAGAAAAAGTGTATAAAATTCCTGTCAACACCGGCGGTACCTGTCCCAATCGGGACGGTACCAAAGGGGTAGGGGGATGTATTTTTTGTTCCGAGGTGGGAGCAGGTTTTGAGCTTCCTGATGCCAAGGTAGACATTTCAGAACAAATCAAAACCAATATGGCATACATCCGCAAAAAATATCACGCCAACCGTTTTCTGATTTATTTTCAGAATTTTACTGCCACTTATTTGCCGTTGGAAACATTCCGGAAGTATCTTTTTGAGGCAATTTTAGCAGAAGACATTGTGGGTGTGGTGATTTCCACCCGTCCCGACTGTTTGGACGGCGGACATTTGGATTTGCTGGATGAGGTGAGGGCAAAAGGGCTGGACGTATTTATTGAATTGGGTCTTCAGTCTGCCAATGATGTTACTTTGGAAAAAATAAATCGGGGCCATACGGTTTCTGATTATATCCGCGGTGCAAAACTGGTGAAAGAACATGGCTTTTATTTGGATACCCATCTGATTCTGAACCTTCCTTGGGATCGTGAGGAAGACATTCTCACTGCGGCAAAGCTGATGAATGAGGTGAAAACCGATTCGGTGAAACTTCATTCTCTTCATATTCCTTACGGTACCAAATTGTATGACTTATATCAGACAGGGGAAATCGAAATTATTTCCAAGGAAGAATATTTTCACCGTTTATATCTCTTTTTGACGGAGCTTTCTGCTGAGGTTGCGGTGCAAAGACTGTTTTCCCGTGCGCCAAAAGACGATACTGCTTTCTGTAATTGGCAGACAAGCTGGTGGAAACTGGAGGAAGAATATCTCAGATATGCCGAATTTATGGATCATGAGAAATAA